The Bartonella sp. TP genomic sequence GGACTTACACTTGGTAATGCTTTGAGACGTGTTTTGTTGTCCTCGTTGCGAGGTGCTGCTATAACAGCCGTCCGTATCTCTGGCGTGTTGCATGAGTTTTCTACGATTTCTGGTGTGCGTGAGGATGTAACAGACATAATTTTAAATTTGAAAGAAGTGGCGTTTAAGCTTGGCGAAGATGGCGCTAAGCGTTTTGTTATTAACAAAACGGGCCCAGGGGTAGTTACTGCCGATGACATTCAGCTTTCTGGAGATGCAAAAATTTTAAATCCAGATCATGTGATTTGTACTCTTGACGAAGGCTCTGAAGTTAATATGGAACTTTATGTGCAAAAGGGTAAGGGGTATGTTCCGGCAGAAAAAAATAGCGATGAATCTTCACCTATAGGTTTGATTGCGGTAGATAGTCTATATTCTCCAGTCCGTAAAGTATCGTATAAGGTTGAAAATACACGAGAAGGTCAAGTATTGGATTATGATAAGCTAATTTTGTCTGTTGAGACGAATGGTGCCGTGAGTGTAGAGGATGCAGTAGCTTATGCTGCACGTATATTACAGGATCAGCTTTCCATATTTGTTAATTTCGTGGAGCCGCCAAAAGAAGGGGCTGCGGATTATGCCCGTGAAATTCCTTTTAATCCAGTTTTGTTAAAAAAAGTTGATGAGCTAGAGCTTTCTGTTCGTTCAGCCAATTGTTTGAAAAATGATAATATAGTATATATCGGTGATCTTATAATGAAAACTGAGTTTGATATGCTGCGTACGCCAAATTTTGGACGTAAATCATTAAATGAAATTAAGGAAGTATTGGCGAGTATGGGGTTGTATCTTGGTATGGAGGTACCTGGTTGGCCACCTGCTGATATAGAGGGGCTTGCTAAACAATATAATGAGAATTATTAATTTAATAATAGATAAAATTAAGGAGATAGCATATGCGTCACGGTAATTCAGGACGTAAATTAAATCGGACTGCTAGCCACCGTAAGGCAATGTTTGCCAATATGGCTGCCTCGCTGATTAAATACGAGCAAATCACTACAACTCTTCCTAAGGCAAAAGAGATACGTCCTATTTTGGAAAAGTTATTAACCCTTGGAAAAATAGGTTCTTTACATGCGCGTAGACAAGCTATCGCTGCTATAAAGGATGTTAAATTGGTTGCAAAATTATTTGATGTATTGGCTCCGCGTTACGCAGACCGTCATGGGGGTTATTTACGTATTATGAAAGCTGGCTTTCGTACGGGAGACAGTGCGCCTATGGCTGTTATAGAATTTGTAGATCGTGATATAAATGCAAAATTAGTTGATGTTAAACCTAAGGTCGACTTACCGGAATCAGCCTAATCGTTAGCTTGTTGTTTTTTTATAATTTATTTAACATCACTGTGATAATAGCAGTGGTGTTTTTCTGTTTTAGAGCTTTAAGAGTTTATCATAATGAATGATGGATCAAAAAGTGAACCTTTAGCAAATAAATTGCGTCCGCTTGATTTCAAAGAGGTTGCTGGACAACCTCATTTAACAGATAAAGATGGTTTATTTACACGGTTGTTGCAAGCTAACTCAATTGGATCCATGGTGTTTTGGGGGCCTCCGGGTAGTGGAAAAACTACAATTGCAAGAATATTGGCTAATAATATTGGTTATGATTTTATCCAATTGTCTGCCATATTTGCTGGCGTGGCTGATTTAAAAAAAATTTTTGCGGCAGCGCGCCAAAAAAAATGTGAGGGCCGTACTACTTTATTGTTTATTGACGAAATTCATAGATTTAACAGGGCCCAGCAAGATAGCCTTTTACCAGTTATAGAGGATGGTACTATTATATGTATTGGTGCTACCACACAAAATCCTTCTTTTGAACTTAACTCGGCTCTCTTGTCTCGAATGAGGATTGTAATTTTTCGGGCTCATGATATAGAAAGTCTGCGTATGCTGCTTCATAGAGCGGAGAGGTTGGAAGAAAAATCCTTACCGCTAGATCAAGTTGCTCGAGAATTATTGCTTAAGCTTGCCGATGGTGATGCACGTGTTTTATTAAGTTTTGCTGAAGAAATATGGCGTGTTGCTAAAGAAGAAGAAATTTTGGATGCTAATAAATTACAAAAACTGGTACAAAAAAAAGCCGTTATTTATGATAAGAATCAAGATGGACATTATAATTTAATCTCTGCTTTGCATAAATCAGTGCGTGGTAGCGATCCAGATGCTGCGTTATATTATTTTTCTCGTATGGTCGATGCGGGTGAGGATATGATGTTTTTAGCAAGGCGTTTTGTGCGTATGGCCGTAGAGGACATAGGGCTAGCTGACCCGCAAGCTTTATTAATTGCGAATGCAGCAAAAGATGCATATCATTTTTTAGGGTCGCCAGAGGGGGAGTTGGCGCTAGCTAATGCTTGTGTGTATCTTTCTACTGCTCCTAAATCTAACGCTGTTTATAAAGCATACAATAAAGCAATGCGAGATGCCGTTTCACGCGGGTCATTGATGCCGCCTAAATATATTTTAAATGCTCCAACTAAGTTGATGAAGAGTGAGAATTATGGGGTTGGCTATATTTATGATGGCGATGAACCGCATGGATTTTCTGGACAGGAGTATTTTCCTATAGAACTAGGGCATCAAATTTATTATCACCCTGTAGAACGTGGTTTTGAACGAGAAATTGCAAAGCGTCTTACTTGGTGGAATAAGTTGCGTGAGACTTTAAAAAGAACATGAATAGCAGTAGCTAACGTATTGAATTGCAATATTAAGTGGTGTAATATTTGTTAGGGCTTAAGTAATTTTTAAGCTTTTTAGTAAAGCAAAAGGATTTAAAAGTGGAAAAAGTAAAAGCTTTAGAAGCAGCATTATCGCAAATTGAACGCGCATTTGGTAAGGGTTCTATTATGCGGTTAGAGGCTGGAGCAA encodes the following:
- a CDS encoding DNA-directed RNA polymerase subunit alpha encodes the protein MFQKNWQELIKPNNVKINPGSKPHLAFVVAEPLERGFGLTLGNALRRVLLSSLRGAAITAVRISGVLHEFSTISGVREDVTDIILNLKEVAFKLGEDGAKRFVINKTGPGVVTADDIQLSGDAKILNPDHVICTLDEGSEVNMELYVQKGKGYVPAEKNSDESSPIGLIAVDSLYSPVRKVSYKVENTREGQVLDYDKLILSVETNGAVSVEDAVAYAARILQDQLSIFVNFVEPPKEGAADYAREIPFNPVLLKKVDELELSVRSANCLKNDNIVYIGDLIMKTEFDMLRTPNFGRKSLNEIKEVLASMGLYLGMEVPGWPPADIEGLAKQYNENY
- the rplQ gene encoding 50S ribosomal protein L17; this encodes MRHGNSGRKLNRTASHRKAMFANMAASLIKYEQITTTLPKAKEIRPILEKLLTLGKIGSLHARRQAIAAIKDVKLVAKLFDVLAPRYADRHGGYLRIMKAGFRTGDSAPMAVIEFVDRDINAKLVDVKPKVDLPESA
- a CDS encoding replication-associated recombination protein A → MNDGSKSEPLANKLRPLDFKEVAGQPHLTDKDGLFTRLLQANSIGSMVFWGPPGSGKTTIARILANNIGYDFIQLSAIFAGVADLKKIFAAARQKKCEGRTTLLFIDEIHRFNRAQQDSLLPVIEDGTIICIGATTQNPSFELNSALLSRMRIVIFRAHDIESLRMLLHRAERLEEKSLPLDQVARELLLKLADGDARVLLSFAEEIWRVAKEEEILDANKLQKLVQKKAVIYDKNQDGHYNLISALHKSVRGSDPDAALYYFSRMVDAGEDMMFLARRFVRMAVEDIGLADPQALLIANAAKDAYHFLGSPEGELALANACVYLSTAPKSNAVYKAYNKAMRDAVSRGSLMPPKYILNAPTKLMKSENYGVGYIYDGDEPHGFSGQEYFPIELGHQIYYHPVERGFEREIAKRLTWWNKLRETLKRT